In Labrus bergylta chromosome 5, fLabBer1.1, whole genome shotgun sequence, the genomic window aagaaaaaaacacagtatgAAGTGTGCAGGTTATTCATTAACACGTGTTTTATTGCACCACTGaggtaacataaacagatcctTGATTCAACTCgtttctcagtgtgtgtgtgtgtgtaaactctTTAATCCAGCACCTCAGgtagtgtgtctgcaggtgGTCATCAAGACAGTGTTGATTATAACACAGGTGTGATCACACAATTTGATTTGAGTTAAGAGGTTAGTTAATGATAGGAAAGGGAGGGTGATGATGATTCAGCACTGCATTGTTTGTTGACACGAGGCATCAGGTCAAGTGTTGAAGATAACACATTCACAGTCTGTGCAGCTTCATAATCTGAGATGTCGTAGATATCCACTTTACAGTCAAATGTAAAAgtgtgtttcaaaataaaaggtgttATTATTAAACACTTCTGCAGTCGaaaaattgtattaaaataataatcatgaaGACTGATTCATTTCTGCTCCAACAACTCAACTTGTTCCTCTACTTAACCGATTACTTGGGCGTTACAGGACGGCGGCAACTCAgtaggtcgagggttcgatccccagccgagcaacatgtccgatgtgtcctagggcaagacacttaactccgcattgctcctgctgcttcggtggcggtgtatgaatggattactgttgtacttactctctgatgtactcgtgaattgtaacattgtactTGACagttgccaagcaacccaaacaaTCTCATGCCCTGTTGCTTGTCCAAgaccagccttttttttttcttccatttatCATCTCCAGCAAGTCTAATTATGGTGACTGatgaatcaaaacaaacagcgTCTACTGCACAGTTAATAGACAGTTTTCAGAAATAAGGCTGAAGTGGATTTATGCATATTGGGGAAAGTCCTCCTGAGTTTTTGCTCAGCACTGGACATAACTGTTGTAGCATTTACAGAGAGTAAAGTAAGAAAATAGTTACTTATTTCATAATCTCTtactttcactgttttttttccttctagaCACTAAGGGGTTTCTGGATATGTGGATACGAAATCAGGTGCATCCCGGTTCGAGTTGAGGTATGTAAAGGGCTGCTCCCTGAAAAGCATTATGTAGCAAACCCCCAACCGTGAATGTAAAGTAACAACTATTATTTTTCCTTCTTAGCTGGTTTTCTAAGTAATGTGTATTTGGATTGAAAACTCCTACAGATTCCCTTTCGTTGAAATCGATTTACATTGTGCTGCTTATTCAACATAAACCCATTTACTTAACACAAAGTCATTGATATCTTcgaacagaagaaaacatttaaattgagTCATTTCCAAACTCGCGATTTCATTTCATCGATGCGATTTTTCGCTGAGACTGTTCTCGCTACTTCATGAGATGAGGAGATTTGAACATGTTTTCCTGCTCAACATTTGTGTGAAATCTGACAGACCCCAGGACATAATTATGTCTTGTAATCAAATAACTAAAACTTTTATCAACGATGCTAAACAAAGTCACAGAGAGTCAAAAACAGGATTGGCGGTGTGCCTCTTAACCGATATCGTGGAATATTTTAACTTCTGACTCTGGTATTGTAATGGTGAGCAGGACGAGTCAATTCAAGGAGGCGGAATAATACAACAGTTTGTCACGTGTCACAGTGATGGCTGTGTACCTCTCTGCGCCATTTCACATTTCTGACAACAACTGCAGTGTAACTTTGCAATGTTAGTTTTGGAAGAATTTTTCGTCAATTCATCTTGCGTAGGTTGAAGTAAAACACACTTATTGGTTTCAACATCTACAATGGctctttagtttttcttttttaaccccTCTGGTGGAATCACTTCCTCAAACCTTCATAAACGCTGTTTGTCGTCGTGGATTCGTCTTGCCTATTGGTCGATTCACTTCTCATGATGGACATGTTGCATTTATGCCATCTCAACTACGTACCCCTCAGAAAATTAACTCAGGGCTGCTTTAACCTAATTTTGACTTCGCAATAACGTGAATttccaattttttgaagccttgCTGCATGTTTCATTCTTCATGATCACTAAAAGATTTCAGTCTGAGAATTCATTCAGTTCAAACCAACACGGGGAAATGTTCAATGTTGGGACCTATTAATTTCATCAAACGACTTGCTGCTCGGAcccagacaaaaacacacacccaaGATGTTGTCACAAAGGATTTTGTCAAATTTGCAGAgaattttgtcattttcatatttgataCTCTGctggaaaaagaaggagaacTGTAGCAAGCACTCGTTTGTCAGATGACTTTGTGAAGTGGTCATTTGTGAAACAACCTACATTATAATTTGTCCCAGCGCAGAGATAGATTACAATATGCCCCGCGACGCGCAAACGCACCAGAGAGTCTGTGAATTTTCCCCATCGTCTCCActgtctgacctttgacctgacttaattgtacatttttaataaaactttGAATCCTCCCAAGAAATGTCATCCTTTCTTTTAATTCACTGACATTTTTCAGGATCGTGGACAACGATTTAAAGACGCTTATTTGCAAACATACCAACCTTTTTCAAGCATTTGAGACGCACAAAGAAATATACAAGTTAACCTTTGGGATCCAGTCATGTCTCGCCGAAGAAGCCACAGCTCATCACCAGGGCGTTTTTCACGCTCCTGCAGCAGTAGTGATCCTAGAGATTTGGAGAGGAGGATTTTTGTTGGGAATTTGCCGACCTCCGACATGGAAAAAAAGGATCTGGAAGACCTGTTCTCCCCGTACGGCAAGATAGTCGGTCAGTAAAGAATTACACAAAATAATTTGTCCATTTGAATTCATGACAATAACTTGAAGCTGGCCGTGTCTGTCACAATTGGAGTGTTTTCCAAAGGAAAGTGCATTTTGATTTCAAGTAGCGTTAACTGAGACATCCTGAGTCTGGCCTATTTATTAAATGCAAgcaatgtaaacattttgaatgattTTCCTACTCATCATTTCTCAGAGTGGGTAGCTATCTAACTTAAGTGAAATTAAAATTTGAATCCGTTTCTGCTACTCAAAATGTTCCTCTTTCAGGCGTATCCATGTTTCGTGGGTTTGGATTTGTACAATTTGAACGCGTTGAGGAAGCCGAAGCTGCAAAGGCTGCCGTAAAGGGTCGAATATATAAAAGTTATAAAATAGGTAAGCCTTAACTGCAGTGGGTATGATTGTCTGGTTAAGAGAATAGGTTTTTATTGGTGCACAGTGAGCAACAAAACCAAGTTAATGAAATATTATGGTTTTGATGAGTGCACATGATGGCCTGAGTGTTGATCCTTAAAATAATCTGGatttgctgatttaaaaaatgtgaagaaaataaactattttaaGGATGGACACTGGTTTCTGTTtggaagtgtttgttttatatttacagtttttatttggttCATTCGGGATAAGCCCTAGcctaaaataaatcacattgaTGAAGTCATATGATACAATCAGTAAATTATCGCCCATAAGAACAGTGGTAAAAGTGAAACCCACTAGGtctttgtttgattaaatgACCAAGTCTTCAAAATGAAGATAAGACTTTCTGATATTTGTTCTACACATTTCTTTTAGTAGTTATGCTACCTCTTGTGCTAACACAGTAATAAAACAATTGATTTCCCAAACTCTGGCAAAGCCTGCACATACAAGCTCTCATTTTATTTGCAACACTGTCTTGGAATTTTCTTATAAATCTTTATGAATATGTCAGTAAAATGGAGCACTTGTGCTTCAAAGATTCCTAAAGGCtaaattttgtgttttaattatgtAACAAACACGTTCAACTTTCGCCAATTATCCAATTTTCATGCGGAGGAAAGCATTTCTTCAACGTAAACCCTATTTGGCAGATTTGGCATCTCGATTTGCTGCATTTTGACTCTCCTCCAGTTTGGATTTACCACCTTGGATTCTGGAGTTACTTTCATTTCCAGCTCAGTTTCATTTGTTCCGCGGCCACTTCAATCTGCGTGAACGCATAAGCTTATTTTTACGTACATGTCACTATTATGTTCAACGTTtggattgatttattttcagatgTAAATATGGCCGTGGAGCGACGGGGCACTAAACCTCAATCCCAGCAGAGCCCCCCACGAAGGTAAAGTAACGCAAAATGGGTGTGAAGAACTACCTTCGCCTCTGGTGAAAAAAGAACCTAAAATTATTGAAAAAGAGCGTTTAACTTTGTCTTCAGATTTGATTTACACCGTCGTTAAAGTGAGGTTGATGGAAGCCACTGTACCATCAGATGGTTTGTGATTGTTTCCCGGGCGTTTGATCGTTCATCTTAAAGTAACTTTTCTCGATGtgctgaaataaagaaaagagccataaaaatgtaatttagagTGTCTTTGTCTCAAAGATTCTTTTGGCTTTCCAgtgctgtttttctttggtgTGAGTTTTGTCCGACATTTAATCTCCAAGCACAAATGTGCAACTCTGATGATCGAGGACACGCAATCCCAATTCCTAATCAATGAAGCAGGTCCTATCGGAAACATGACCTTGAACTAACAAGATTTGTACGCTTTGTTACAATAATTATCGACATAGCCTCtctaaagcgacatacatacatacatacataaaataTACACAGCTTTGTGCAAACCACAATGAAAATGGAATTACAGGAATCCCGTGGAGTATAAATCATTTACTCaccaaaacatattttactCGAGATCTGCAGAGTTTAATCGTTTGCTAGCTGTCAGTCGTCTTCTTCGCTGGTGAACTGATACATTTCTTTAAGCGCAACCACCAGAAGATGCCGTTTGTTGGGTAACATTTAAAAACGTACAAGTTATGACTTGTGACAGTTTAAAGTGAGATTAACTTTGACAAGATTTCTCCAGTTTTACCTTGGAGCAAACAgacacttctgtttttttttttttttttaattagcaaCATGGAACGGATTTAATTGAAAAACAAGGCTGGAATAGTTTCATAACCAAATAGAATTAAATGTCCCAAAAAGTGTTCAAAAAGGTTTCACCTCCCTGTTACACTCGTGTCGCTCAATGGAATGGTCGATTAACCACAAACAGCCAACGTCTCGTGAAAACGGCTCActggacattttcaaaagatCGTAAAGGAAAGGACGCTTACAGGAATCCCCTTCTGGACCGCTTTGTCGTGTTAACCTCTGTGCACAATCGTTACTTTTGCTTGGGCATGTAAACACGTTTATTTACTCGTTTTTTATGACTGAATACAGATGAATTAAATATACAAGTCCAACTTTAGGTCCGTCATCCTATTGATCCTTTGTAATATGACACAGAGCCTAAATTCTAACCTTCCTTTAACTAATTAATGATCTCCTCTCAGGGCCCCATATGCCAGTTACGCGGACAGCAAAGAGCCCCGGCCTCGTTCGCGTTCACCCGTTTACAGCCGTGACGGCCGTGATGGACGTGATTCACGTGATTCCCGTGAGCCTCGTGACAGCAGAGACCCAGGTAGAGAGCCCAGGCCAGCTGGCCACTCCCGTGACAATGATTACAGATACCGCAGCTCAGAGAGCCGAGACAAAGATGCCAGAGGTGACCCCAGGAGTGATCCCAGGAGTGACCCAAGGAGTGATCCCAGGAGTGACTTAAGGAGTGATCCCAGGGGTGACCCCAGGGGTGACCCCAGAGGGGACCCCAGAGCGGACCCTAGAGCTGACCCCAGAGCTGACCCCCGAGACCCGGCTTACAGGTGACTTTTGACACCTAGTCAATTAGTCTGGAATACAAAACGAAGTGTTGACATTTTTGTCTAAAACTGTGATGCTGTTTTACAGCAGAGAGGACTACGATCGATTCTTCCGCAGTGGCAGTGGAGCAGAAGATTATTACCGGAGGAAGGATGAACCCTTCAGGGACCCCTACAGAGATCCCTGGAATGGACGGCGTGAGCCAGAGGGTATGTTTACTCTACAGTGTACAGACTAAATTGACTATTTACAGTCACTATTTACTTTAAGAGTTCTCAACATCCTAGAGGAAAATGGggtttatttgaaaataatgcattttataattttgcttcttttatttttttttcattacatctAAGAGGTTATTTTCCTTGATTTTGGTTTTCACCGCATTATTTCAAGTCTGtaatgagaattaaaaatgaagttacatGTACATGAAATTTTTGTCCTTGAAAGTTCTGAAAACTATTTTGCACAACTGCAGACTTTGTAGTATTCTAGAGTTGAGGCTGTCAGCTCAGGCTGATTAAAAGTGTATTAAATCCATCTGATATTTAATTCACCAGCCACCTCCTCCTCCGTAGATGATCGTGCTCGCCCTGAAGAGCGTCGACGTAATGAGTTATATCGACAGTACTATGAAGAACTGCAGCGACGCTACGACTCTGACCGTCCTGTCGACTGCTCTGTGATCGTCGTCAACAAAGCACAGAAGTAAGTTCACTCTCTGGGTTTTACTTTAATCAAAGATGTTTAACCTTAAACACATCTGTAAATATTCAACCAGTACatggcatgtttttatttcatatggctcctgtgtttgtgtgtgtgtgtgtgttttcctgtgtgtatttttgcttcaacaacaACTGTAGGGAGTATGCTGAAACGGTCGGGCGGAAAATCCGTGATTTGGGCATGGTGGTGGATCTGATCTTCCTCAACACAGAAGTGTCCCTAACCCAGGCACTGGAGGATGTTGGAAGAGCACGCACCCCCTTTGCCATTATCATTACCCAGCAGCACCAGGTCCACCGGTCCTGCACTGTCAACATCTTGTTCGGCACACCACAAGGTAATAAAAGACGGCAAAATGCATCTGTTGACTGATCACCTTTTATCACGCCAAAAGTAAGGATTCAGAATTTCAAATATGACGATTTTGGTGTTTTTAACAAGCTTTCATTTGTGTCCTCATGGCCGTAGAGCATCGCAACATGCCAATGCAGGACGCCATGATGCTGGTTGCCCACAACTACGATGCATACAAAGTTGAAAACCGTGAAAAGGAACGTGAGGAAATTGCCAGAAAGGCTGCCAAGATGGCGGATGATGTGTTACTCAGGGAGCCTGACAGAGAAAGCCACCCCATTTCTGTGCTCACTGCCATCACACTTCTGTCTGAAAACAGGTATCTATTTGATATGTTTTGTCACCTGATGTATACTTTGTAGTGCTGAAATGGATCCGGCTTAATTTGTGACCCGTTCGGATGAACCCCTATGGTTCGGGACACCAGTGATCCGTGCATCAATGGAAAATGTATAAACATGGTGTAGcctttaagaaatactaaaccTAAGTCCCTGTGCAGAGTCTCAGTGGCTTCATGTTAGTAACGTTAcaaactgttgtctgttgctgTAAGCTTGGCCAAACTGTTGCAGAGCGCTGTGTATCTAAAAGTTAAGAATATTTACATTAGATTAATCTTTTCTCCCCTTGCTCCGTGCTTGTTTCATAGATTTGTAACCCCAGAAGAACTAGACAGTCTCCTTGCTTACCTGAAGGACAAAAGAGCCCGACTACTACGGAGCACTGCAGACCCTCTGACAGGTAAGAAGGCAATACGTCACGATAAAggattatttcatgtttttaaagtcatctcttaaaacaaaaaactgacacATCCCATCCCATTTGAAAAATGTGAGGACATTCTTTCTCTCCAAACTGGTCCCTAAAATGCTTCCTGATAATTGAGTAAAAGGTTTTAGTATCtatgcaaaaacatttcactgagttattttaatgcaaaagtAGCCTGAGAAATACAATCATAGAGATATTTTTAAGGGTAATGACTTTGTTAATTTACATTTCCTCTTTGCATCGTTATCCCTCCAAACAAGACATTACACCCTGGAGACCGTGCCCACACTTTTAGTTAGCTAAAAACAAGATAATACCAATTCAAAGGATTGCTGTTCCCACTAGATTTCCAGATATTTACTACTGAAGATTTGACAGCACTTAGTTTACATTGATAGATAAGATCATCATTTAATGCCTTAGCAACTGTCAACACACATGGACTTGTATAGCTCAGCTCAAACCTCTACGGTTTGTCTGACCAAATTACTGGGTGGCATGAGCCCAGTTTTCCTCTTCTACTGACTCCAGTCTTCTCATCTCCAGTGTAGGTGGTACTTTATATTTCTCTGTGCCTATGCAGCTCAGTAAGGGGGGAAAGCTCTCTTTGGAAACTGGGAATTTTGCACGTAAAGACCCCCCTTACCGTAGTTTCCTTACTTGGACTGCTGAACGCTTAAACTCAACTTGAAGACACTGTAATGTGTCCATCATCTGTAACATTGTACATGTAATCATTGTGTCAtgagattgttttatttattaattgcATAATATTGTGTATAACCTGTTTAATGCAACACATATTGACCCGTCTCTTTACAGCTTCAGTCCATGCTACTCCTGCAGCAGCTCACCATGACATTCCACCCTCGACTGCAGTACTGGCTCCTTCGTCCCATTCTACCCTCGCACCCCAGCAGCCCAGCCATCTCGGACTatcagcagcttcaacaacCTCTGCGAACCCCAGTCATCAGCAGGAGCTCCAGGCTAAAATCCTGAGCCTGTTCAACAGCGGCTCCGGAGCATCAGCAGTTCCATCCTCCACTTCTCAGGTGCAGGCCTACAGCTCTCTAGGTCCGGTCCCTTCTCAGAACCCACCACCCCGCCCAGCCATGACTGGCCCTCCTCCTTCTGCAATGCAAGGTTATGGCAACCCACTAGGCCGCATGCCACTCCCACAAAGTCAAAGACCCCCGAGTACTGCTTCAGGAATCAATTTTGACAACCCAAGTGTACAGAAAGCCCTGGACACGCTCATACAGAGTGGACCGTCTCTCTTGGTGGGCACTAGTGCTTCCCAGCAGCCTCCACCCTCTAGGCCAGCACCCAGCATGAGCCAGGTCCCTTCTATGTCTATGTATCCCCGACATTACTGAAGGGTTGTATTAAATTTATGATAAAATGTGAAGTCCACTTCTCCCTCTGATAAAAGTAGACACCCCATCAATTCTCTGTGCAGTGAATTTACATGCTGTGTAAAGTAAGACTGTAGGGATGTTTGTAAAaacttttaagtttttattttattctggtTGTTGTGTTCATTTGGTTAAATTTAATGACTTGTTCAGACTAAATTATGGTCTGTTTTTCTAATAGCTAGAAGATATTCAGTCTTTGTATATGTGAGTTAGAGTATGAAGTGTGTCAACTACAgtatattttgaatttgaaaaactCCTAAATTCTGTTCCAGCCATTACTTCTGAtttgttttatagttttttgCAGTTTTGTCGTTTTTATAATTTGTAACATGTTCCTTGTCATAATgagacatgattaaaaaaactcCAGACACAATTACTGTAATAAAATGGTATTGGTTTATTGCATTTTGTGCTGACAAATCTATAAAATGGAACGGGTATCGCCAGAAGCCATAGAGATATAAGCATTTGAAATGTAAGATAAAACtacttttcctctttttaatgTACCATGAAACACAATAGAGAATaatacagtttttttattttagaatattTAACTTACActgacacaaaataaacaccTCCACACTAACTGTATTTGATATATTTACATGTAGCCCCCTCCCACCCCCAGCAGTTACAagtgcacatgtacacacatacacactcccaCAGAACTGAAAGGAACACACTACGGCTTTACCTTAAGACTAGGTACAGTATCAAGGAAGAGCAATGAACAGATCTgaatgaaaagttttttttatatatatcacTGAAATTTGATAcaggtgtgtctttgtgtgtatgctGTATATATATAATCTATATCTACATCCATTACATATTTAAGCATCCATAGAAAATGTTTCCCACAACTCcagtgaattaaaaacaaacctaGACAGCGATAAAACTCAATGGAAGGGAGTACATGTTAGTAAATTAATTACTGCATTTTTAGAGGTCTAAAGTATCAAGgggaaaatacatttcaaaactaGGTTCGCATAAGATCAAAATCAAATACAGAAATTGAAGATAACTTCAGCCGCTTGGTTACTCAAATGAACGCAGGGACGGGTAACAAAATCACCTCTCTGCCCCTCTCCAacttaattatattttatttgcaacaaacacagaggggaaaaatgtaaaaacgaTTAAAAGCAGTTTTCTGAGCGGTGAAGTACCAGAATATTTTTCGTAGGGACCACTTCCTTATGGGTTTTCTGGTTGCTTGGCAACAAGCTACAAACCAGATTTAAACGTTAACCAATGAGCTCTAGGGAATAAGGTAAACTAAATTCCCCCCATTCATGTGTCTTTGTGCAAAGTTACACTAAATACCCAAAGAAGTATGGTAATTTCCTAATTTACACTGAATAAAACCACGGCTATTGACCAGAAGTGATCAAATATAAAGGCTGTCAGGCAGATACACTTCATAAACTTGGGCACTCACTATTTTCTCGTAATATTGTTAGCCTATTGTCTGTGTCTAATTCACTGGAGCACACATTTGCACACTATCACCTATGTAGTCAACTGAAATATACTTTGGTACTCGGTTTATCTGCAGTTAATATTTGACACAATGTGAGGACCTTTTTCAACAAATCCACCATAAAAAATAGAATCTTGTACCGTACTAATAATATTCATCTTGGATATAATGATTGGCCAGTCctaaggaaagaaaaaaaaacatactactaaaaaaaaaaaaaaaaaaagatcctagCTGATAAAACAAAATACTATTATACCACAAACACCCAATATATTTTCAATACACCTTGTTCAGGGTAATTGCATGCATGCACTGAGTTACACAACATAACTGGATGAAGGCTCTGCTTGAACTGCACGAGTAGCCACTTTAGTTCTTCTCATCTGACTCCCAGAGAGACAGACTGAATGTAATGCAGGTGCAGCTGTTTTACCTTTTACCTCCAACATCAGACAGGTCTGATGCTTCTGTAAAAATAAACTGAAGGGTTCAGTCTTATCGCAGCTACAGCCCTCTCTGCCTTTATCTAGGATTTGTTTAGTATTTTCTCTGAACAGGAGAGCCTCCTCAACCCGGTAACAGATGTGTTTCAGAGCCCTTAATATCCACTTAAGGATGGAGACTGGGTAATGATCACCGGCAAGTTTGTCTCATGCTACAGTTGTGCAGGCGAAGGATCTGAtctaaatcattgatcagttttGGGGGATAGGGTAAAGAGAGGGGATGTGCTGGTTGACCAAGTCGACTATCTCAAGTCATCCAAGCAGAGCCAGTACCAGAATTGGAAGCGCAAGTTTTATATTCTTTGATCATTTTTCAGAATTATACTgcaatcacatttaaaatacagagCTGGGGTGATTCAGTGGCTGGGATGGGGGAGGCTGGGGGATTTTGGGGGGCAGATAGGTCGAGGAGAGGGATGGTTTTGAGGAGGGGGAGGGCTGGAGGAAGGATGTGGGAAAGGCTCACCTCACAGATTGAGTGACAAGCACTATAAATTGAACAGTTACTATTATTCTTTTAAAGAAGTTTGGCAAGAGAAAGTAAAGAGTGTGATGCATGCTTTAATGcgttgatgtaaaaaaaaaatcagcaggtAGGTTTCTGTTATTGCAGTTTATAACTGCTGCAGGCTGATGGGAATTAATCATATTTTTTATCGTCTGAAGTGTCAGACCGCCACAGCTGGCTGGAATACACTCGTATGCCTCTGGAGATCACTGCGGGATGAGTCTGTACAGAGCCCACAGGCTCCTGCAGACTCACCCTGTCACAGATGACCCCCCCTCAGTGTAAAGTGCTTTGCCGTCTCAGCCACATTTGGAATGAACAATGTAAATCTTTATTGTCCATAAGACCTGGTGACAAATATTCTGATGACGACTGCTGACGCCTCTGTTGGtctataagaaaaaaaaatgaacacaaagtgacaaatgaaaaagcaaaaagacCAATGTGAGAACAATATTGCACATgatcatacaaaaaaaagactttgcCCACAGTGATAGAACAGTGTACAACAAAAGACAACACAGGTAGGTTACAGTGTCTCTGACTTTAGTGAGATATATTTACAAAGGTGAAATGACCATTTCTAAGGCCCAGTCATTCGCAAACTCAAAGTCTCCTATTATGTTACATAAGACTGCTTGAGCAAGAATGAAGTATAACAAGTAACAATATAGTGAACTCatactttttcttatttttttgcaaaagacTTGTTTTCAAGGTGTAGCCACCTCGCCAACCGAGCAGCAAACACTTCAGGGTTCTCATAAGCTCTGACTTTGTGTGAAAATTGGACAACCTTTCATTCCGCTCTGCACCTTTCTCAGTAACATGTAAGTCATCACTATAGAAACCACTAAAACAAATATTGCCACATAGTACCATGCAAACAGCAATTATAAAACATGtataattcaataaataaattcatttcCAATAAACGTCTCCAATAAACATCAgatatcttctctttttttagaatacatttttaaaaggctcAGTTGATGCAGGCAATGTTTGTGGAGACAATCCCAAATCAGCAGTGTTCTTCAAAAAACTGATGTGAGCTCTAAACAACCCCTCTGTCAGAGTTCAGTGTGACAAGGACATTAAAGGAAATCTTCACTTGGCACTGAAAATCTTTGCAAACTTGGAGTGGCTGCTTCTTCAGTGTTATAGGtagatgtttgaaaaatgtgtaaaGAGCAACTTTTAGCAGATAATAAACTATTCTATTCAAACAGATTTAGGTGTTTCTTTAAGTAAACTACATAAATTAGTATCTTAAAATTGTCTTGTTGAACTTAGAGATAATCATTaagagagtttttttaaaacaataaaagggtGAAGGATTGGCCCTCAGGTGTAATATTGCATCAA contains:
- the ncoa5 gene encoding nuclear receptor coactivator 5 isoform X4, producing the protein MSRRRSHSSSPGRFSRSCSSSDPRDLERRIFVGNLPTSDMEKKDLEDLFSPYGKIVGVSMFRGFGFVQFERVEEAEAAKAAVKGRIYKSYKIDVNMAVERRGTKPQSQQSPPRRAPYASYADSKEPRPRSRSPVYSRDGRDGRDSRDSREPRDSRDPGREPRPAGHSRDNDYRYRSSESRDKDARGDPRSDPRSDPRSDPRSDLRSDPRGDPRGDPRGDPRADPRADPRADPRDPAYSREDYDRFFRSGSGAEDYYRRKDEPFRDPYRDPWNGRREPEDDRARPEERRRNELYRQYYEELQRRYDSDRPVDCSVIVVNKAQNREYAETVGRKIRDLGMVVDLIFLNTEVSLTQALEDVGRARTPFAIIITQQHQVHRSCTVNILFGTPQEHRNMPMQDAMMLVAHNYDAYKVENREKEREEIARKAAKMADDVLLREPDRESHPISVLTAITLLSENRFVTPEELDSLLAYLKDKRARLLRSTADPLTASVHATPAAAHHDIPPSTAVLAPSSHSTLAPQQPSHLGLSAASTTSANPSHQQELQAKILSLFNSGSGASAVPSSTSQVQAYSSLGPVPSQNPPPRPAMTGPPPSAMQGYGNPLGRMPLPQSQRPPSTASGINFDNPSVQKALDTLIQSGPSLLVGTSASQQPPPSRPAPSMSQVPSMSMYPRHY
- the ncoa5 gene encoding nuclear receptor coactivator 5 isoform X3, giving the protein MSRRRSHSSSPGRFSRSCSSSDPRDLERRIFVGNLPTSDMEKKDLEDLFSPYGKIVGVSMFRGFGFVQFERVEEAEAAKAAVKGRIYKSYKIDVNMAVERRGTKPQSQQSPPRRAPYASYADSKEPRPRSRSPVYSRDGRDGRDSRDSREPRDSRDPGREPRPAGHSRDNDYRYRSSESRDKDARGDPRSDPRSDPRSDPRSDLRSDPRGDPRGDPRGDPRADPRADPRADPRDPAYSREDYDRFFRSGSGAEDYYRRKDEPFRDPYRDPWNGRREPEDDRARPEERRRNELYRQYYEELQRRYDSDRPVDCSVIVVNKAQNFNNNCREYAETVGRKIRDLGMVVDLIFLNTEVSLTQALEDVGRARTPFAIIITQQHQVHRSCTVNILFGTPQEHRNMPMQDAMMLVAHNYDAYKVENREKEREEIARKAAKMADDVLLREPDRESHPISVLTAITLLSENRFVTPEELDSLLAYLKDKRARLLRSTADPLTASVHATPAAAHHDIPPSTAVLAPSSHSTLAPQQPSHLGLSAASTTSANPSHQQELQAKILSLFNSGSGASAVPSSTSQVQAYSSLGPVPSQNPPPRPAMTGPPPSAMQGYGNPLGRMPLPQSQRPPSTASGINFDNPSVQKALDTLIQSGPSLLVGTSASQQPPPSRPAPSMSQVPSMSMYPRHY
- the ncoa5 gene encoding nuclear receptor coactivator 5 isoform X2, which gives rise to MSRRRSHSSSPGRFSRSCSSSDPRDLERRIFVGNLPTSDMEKKDLEDLFSPYGKIVGVSMFRGFGFVQFERVEEAEAAKAAVKGRIYKSYKIDVNMAVERRGTKPQSQQSPPRRAPYASYADSKEPRPRSRSPVYSRDGRDGRDSRDSREPRDSRDPGREPRPAGHSRDNDYRYRSSESRDKDARGDPRSDPRSDPRSDPRSDLRSDPRGDPRGDPRGDPRADPRADPRADPRDPAYSREDYDRFFRSGSGAEDYYRRKDEPFRDPYRDPWNGRREPEATSSSVDDRARPEERRRNELYRQYYEELQRRYDSDRPVDCSVIVVNKAQNREYAETVGRKIRDLGMVVDLIFLNTEVSLTQALEDVGRARTPFAIIITQQHQVHRSCTVNILFGTPQEHRNMPMQDAMMLVAHNYDAYKVENREKEREEIARKAAKMADDVLLREPDRESHPISVLTAITLLSENRFVTPEELDSLLAYLKDKRARLLRSTADPLTASVHATPAAAHHDIPPSTAVLAPSSHSTLAPQQPSHLGLSAASTTSANPSHQQELQAKILSLFNSGSGASAVPSSTSQVQAYSSLGPVPSQNPPPRPAMTGPPPSAMQGYGNPLGRMPLPQSQRPPSTASGINFDNPSVQKALDTLIQSGPSLLVGTSASQQPPPSRPAPSMSQVPSMSMYPRHY
- the ncoa5 gene encoding nuclear receptor coactivator 5 isoform X1, with product MSRRRSHSSSPGRFSRSCSSSDPRDLERRIFVGNLPTSDMEKKDLEDLFSPYGKIVGVSMFRGFGFVQFERVEEAEAAKAAVKGRIYKSYKIDVNMAVERRGTKPQSQQSPPRRAPYASYADSKEPRPRSRSPVYSRDGRDGRDSRDSREPRDSRDPGREPRPAGHSRDNDYRYRSSESRDKDARGDPRSDPRSDPRSDPRSDLRSDPRGDPRGDPRGDPRADPRADPRADPRDPAYSREDYDRFFRSGSGAEDYYRRKDEPFRDPYRDPWNGRREPEATSSSVDDRARPEERRRNELYRQYYEELQRRYDSDRPVDCSVIVVNKAQNFNNNCREYAETVGRKIRDLGMVVDLIFLNTEVSLTQALEDVGRARTPFAIIITQQHQVHRSCTVNILFGTPQEHRNMPMQDAMMLVAHNYDAYKVENREKEREEIARKAAKMADDVLLREPDRESHPISVLTAITLLSENRFVTPEELDSLLAYLKDKRARLLRSTADPLTASVHATPAAAHHDIPPSTAVLAPSSHSTLAPQQPSHLGLSAASTTSANPSHQQELQAKILSLFNSGSGASAVPSSTSQVQAYSSLGPVPSQNPPPRPAMTGPPPSAMQGYGNPLGRMPLPQSQRPPSTASGINFDNPSVQKALDTLIQSGPSLLVGTSASQQPPPSRPAPSMSQVPSMSMYPRHY